The following proteins are encoded in a genomic region of Corylus avellana chromosome ca4, CavTom2PMs-1.0:
- the LOC132178571 gene encoding pathogenesis-related protein 1-like, which translates to MGLSNRPLALLCLFGLTLLHLSFAQDTQQDYLKAHNDARAAVGVGPLTWDDKVAGYARDYANKRIGDCNLVHSGGPYGENIAWGSADLSGTAAVKMWVDEKASYDYNSNSCAAGAVCGHYTQVVWRNSVRLGCAKVRCNSGGTFITCNYDPPGNYVGEKPY; encoded by the coding sequence ATGGGTTTGAGCAACAGACCACTAGCTCTTCTTTGTCTCTTCGGCTTAACCCTACTCCATCTCTCCTTTGCCCAAGACACCCAACAAGACTACCTCAAAGCCCACAATGACGCCCGTGCAGCTGTGGGAGTTGGTCCTCTGACATGGGATGACAAGGTGGCAGGATATGCACGAGACTATGCCAATAAACGTATTGGTGACTGCAATCTTGTGCACTCCGGCGGGCCCTATGGTGAAAACATTGCATGGGGCAGCGCTGACCTTTCCGGCACAGCGGCAGTGAAGATGTGGGTGGACGAGAAGGCGAGCTATGACTACAACTCTAACTCCTGCGCTGCCGGCGCTGTGTGCGGACACTACACTCAGGTGGTGTGGCGCAACTCTGTTCGTCTCGGATGTGCTAAGGTTCGGTGCAACAGTGGCGGCACATTCATTACCTGCAACTATGATCCCCCGGGCAACTATGTCGGGGAGAAGCCTTATTAG
- the LOC132178793 gene encoding pathogenesis-related protein 1-like: MDLRKTPVARICLFTLTLLHLSLAQDTQQDYLDGHNTARTEVGLPPLTWDDTVAAYAQDYANTHIGDCNLVHSQGGPYGENLAGSTGDLSGADAVKLWVDEKASYDYNSNTCAVGAVCGHYTQVVWRDSVRLGCAKVRCNNGGTFIGCNYDPPGNVNGQRPY; the protein is encoded by the coding sequence ATGGATTTGCGCAAGACACCAGTAGCTCGTATCTGTCTCTTCACCTTAACCCTACTCCATCTCTCCCTTGCCCAAGACACCCAACAGGACTACCTCGATGGCCACAACACCGCCCGTACCGAGGTGGGACTTCCACCGCTGACATGGGATGACACGGTGGCTGCATATGCACAAGACTATGCTAATACACATATTGGCGATTGCAATCTTGTTCACTCTCAGGGTGGGCCTTATGGTGAAAACCTTGCAGGGAGCACTGGTGACCTGTCCGGCGCGGATGCGGTGAAGCTATGGGTGGACGAGAAGGCGAGCTATGACTACAACTCTAACACTTGCGCTGTTGGCGCCGTGTGCGGGCACTACACTCAAGTGGTGTGGCGAGACTCTGTTCGTTTAGGATGTGCTAAGGTTCGGTGCAACAATGGAGGTACATTCATTGGCTGCAACTATGATCCCCCAGGCAACGTTAACGGGCAGCGGCCTTACTAG
- the LOC132179500 gene encoding basic form of pathogenesis-related protein 1-like → MKMGLITKFMLALCFIGLTLASVSLARVARPGNNDRQAFLDGHNKARAEVGHGVRPLIWNVSLAAYAQAYAKKRIPDCKMVESDPDGPLGECLAEGYDELSAADAVKAWVAEKPYYDHASNKCVGGECGHYTQIVWRDTKYLGCARAKCRNGWMFVTCNYFPSGNYYGESPY, encoded by the coding sequence ATGAAAATGGGGTTAATCACCAAGTTCATGCTTGCCCTATGCTTCATCGGCTTAACCCTAGCCTCCGTCTCCCTAGCCCGTGTCGCCCGACCCGGAAACAATGACCGGCAAGCTTTCCTCGACGGACACAATAAAGCTCGTGCCGAGGTTGGCCATGGCGTCCGTCCACTTATATGGAATGTTTCCCTTGCAGCCTATGCTCAAGCATATGCTAAAAAGAGGATCCCAGACTGCAAGATGGTGGAATCGGATCCGGATGGACCCTTGGGAGAATGTCTTGCTGAAGGTTATGATGAGTTGAGCGCAGCTGATGCAGTGAAGGCGTGGGTGGCTGAGAAGCCATACTATGACCATGCATCCAACAAATGTGTTGGTGGTGAGTGCGGCCACTACACCCAGATTGTTTGGCGTGACACCAAGTATCTTGGGTGTGCCAGGGCCAAGTGCAGAAATGGCTGGATGTTTGTCACTTGCAACTATTTTCCTTCAGGAAATTATTACGGCGAAAGCCcatactaa
- the LOC132179915 gene encoding pathogenesis-related leaf protein 4-like, with product MGLTKFLLALCIIGLTSTHVSPAPPKDRKEYVDAHNAVRAEVGVPPLKWNHTLAIYAQNYTDSRIEKCEFEHSDYNSVNYGECIAEGWEELKPKDAVAAWAKEKPNYDYKSNSCVNGECGHYTQLVWRDTKVIGCARAKCRSKWMFVSCNYYPPGNWDGMRPY from the coding sequence ATGGGGTTGACAAAGTTTTTGCTAGCCCTATGCATCATAGGCTTAACCTCAACTCATGTCTCCCCAGCTCCCCCAAAGGACCGAAAAGAGTACGTGGATGCACACAATGCAGTTCGTGCCGAGGTTGGTGTTCCGCCGCTCAAATGGAACCACACCCTCGCAATCTACGCTCAGAACTACACTGATTCGAGGATCGAAAAATGCGAGTTTGAGCATTCGGATTATAATTCCGTAAACTATGGAGAATGCATTGCAGAAGGTTGGGAGGAGTTGAAGCCTAAAGATGCGGTGGCGGCGTGGGCGAAGGAGAAGCCAAACTACGACTACAAATCCAACTCTTGTGTTAATGGTGAGTGCGGGCATTACACGCAGCTCGTTTGGCGCGACACAAAGGTTATTGGGTGTGCCCGGGCGAAGTGCCGCAGTAAGTGGATGTTCGTCAGTTGCAACTATTATCCCCCGGGAAATTGGGACGGCATGCGTCCgtactaa
- the LOC132176972 gene encoding uncharacterized protein LOC132176972, whose protein sequence is MQELTTSEALEEGNVEGTSVDDRMQEIVTQVLGGRRAGHVRGMGCGLIPTPLRTSSQAFTHFDNHDECRKRQEDTQSELQQTRIELHQYRENLQANVEETNKLKATVEFLMSRIGGSGGSLLGGASSEANN, encoded by the exons atgcaagaattaacaaccagtgaggccttagaggaaggcaatgtggagggaacaagtgtggatgaccgaatgcaagaaatagtcacacaagtactagggggccgacgagctgggcacgttagaggaatgggatgcggtcttattcctacccctttaagaacttcatctcaagcgttcacccacttcgacaaccacgatgagtgtaggaaaagacaagaagatactcaaagcgagcttcaacagactagaattgaacttcatcagtacagagagaatttgcaagccaacgttgaggaaacgaacaaattaaaagccactgttgagttcttaatgtcacgtattggagg gtctggagggagcttgcttggaggtgcatcaagtgaagccaacaattga
- the LOC132179934 gene encoding pathogenesis-related leaf protein 4-like, protein MGLTKFLLSLCIIGLTSTHVSPAPAPDQKEFVDAHNAVRAEVGVPPLKWDNTIAAYAQKYANSRIEKCEFEHSDYNSVNYGECIAEGWEELKPKDAVAAWAKEKPNYDYKSNSCVNGECGHYTQLVWRDTKLIGCARAKCRSNWMFVTCNYFPIGNWEGMRPY, encoded by the coding sequence ATGGGGTTGACAAAGTTTTTGCTATCCCTATGCATCATAGGCTTAACCTCAACTCATGTCTCCCCAGCTCCCGCACCGGACCAAAAAGAGTTCGTGGATGCACACAATGCAGTTCGTGCTGAGGTTGGTGTTCCTCCGCTCAAATGGGACAACACCATCGCAGCCTACGCTCAAAAGTACGCTAATTCGAGGATCGAAAAATGCGAGTTTGAGCATTCGGATTATAATTCCGTAAACTACGGAGAATGCATTGCAGAAGGTTGGGAGGAGTTGAAGCCTAAAGATGCGGTGGCGGCGTGGGCGAAGGAGAAGCCAAACTACGACTATAAATCCAACTCTTGTGTTAATGGTGAGTGCGGGCATTACACGCAGCTCGTTTGGCGCGACACAAAGCTTATTGGGTGTGCCCGGGCGAAGTGCCGCAGTAACTGGATGTTTGTCACTTGCAACTATTTTCCCATCGGAAATTGGGAAGGCATGCGTCCGTACTaa
- the LOC132179476 gene encoding pathogenesis-related leaf protein 4-like, producing the protein MGLTKFLLALCFIGLTLPHFSLAKNGRGLGRQRFLDGHNKARAEVGVPPLTWNHTLAVYAKNYANSRIQDCKLEHSDYNAVDYGECIAEGYDVLKPQDAVKAWVAEKPNYDHASNKCVGGECGHYTQVVWRDTKYLGCARAKCKNGWMFVTCNYYPPGNYEGERPY; encoded by the coding sequence ATGGGGTTGACAAAGTTTTTGCTAGCACTATGCTTCATAGGCTTAACCCTACCTCATTTCTCCCTAGCCAAAAATGGCCGCGGACTCGGCCGCCAGCGCTTCCTCGACGGACACAACAAGGCTCGTGCCGAGGTCGGTGTTCCGCCGCTTACGTGGAACCACACCCTTGCGGTCTACGCTAAAAATTATGCTAATTCGAGGATCCAAGACTGCAAATTGGAACATTCAGATTACAATGCTGTAGATTATGGAGAATGTATTGCCGAAGGCTATGATGTGTTGAAGCCTCAAGATGCAGTGAAGGCGTGGGTGGCTGAGAAGCCAAACTATGACCATGCATCCAACAAATGTGTTGGTGGTGAGTGCGGCCACTACACCCAGGTGGTTTGGCGTGACACAAAATATCTTGGGTGTGCCAGGGCCAAGTGCAAAAATGGCTGGATGTTTGTCACTTGCAACTATTATCCTCCAGGAAATTACGAAGGAGAGCGTCCGTACTAG